The following proteins come from a genomic window of Lolium rigidum isolate FL_2022 chromosome 5, APGP_CSIRO_Lrig_0.1, whole genome shotgun sequence:
- the LOC124656725 gene encoding clavaminate synthase-like protein At3g21360, which yields MEGSGDHEALMAALMANRQLLEAKVAINNAILTANDVPTSPPGDFFVVGECDGQKTIDGEQVPLVLTPAIEGGTRHEALVAALRAEREWLEGKVVANSAVLLRGFGVRDAAEFDAVVEALGWPDIRYVGPAPRTHVHGRVWTANEGPLEQSVYFHHEMVLIKEFPEKVILFCELPPPEGGETPFVPSFRVTERALEEFPEMVEELDVKGLRYTFTAPSNNNTGSMRGRGWEDAFATSDKAEADKRAKALGMDVEWLLDGGVKTILGPRPLTRVFPGRKGQRMWFNTVVGMHGKELSSATAADGSEIPASFVQRCEEIIEEESIQFRWRKGDILILDNLATLHGRRPSLPPRRVLVATCK from the exons atggaaggcagCGGTGACCACGAAGCTCTCATGGCTGCACTGATGGCCAACAGGCAGCTGCTAGAAGCCAAAGTAGCCATCAACAACGCGATACTCACCGCCAACGACGTACCCACCTCGCCGCCCGGTGATTTCTTCGTCGTCGGCGAGTGTGACGGGCAGAAGACCATAGACGGCGAGCAGGTACCGCTGGTCCTGACCCCGGCAATCGAAGGCGGCACCCGGCACGAGGCGCTCGTGGCCGCTCTGAGGGCCGAGAGGGAGTGGCTGGAGGGCAAGGTGGTCGCCAACAGCGCCGTGCTGCTGCGCGGGTTCGGCGTCCGCGACGCGGCGGAGTTCGACGCCGTCGTGGAGGCGCTGGGGTGGCCGGACATCCGGTACGTCGGCCCCGCGCCGCGCACACACGTCCACGGCCGCGTCTGGACCGCCAACGAGGGGCCCCTCGAGCAGAGCGTCTACTTCCACCACGAGATGGTGCTG ATCAAGGAGTTCCCGGAGAAGGTGATACTATTCTGCGAGCTGCCGCCGCCTGAGGGCGGGGAGACGCCGTTCGTGCCGAGCTTCCGGGTGACTGAGCGGGCGCTGGAGGAGTTCCCGGAGATGGTGGAGGAGCTTGATGTCAAGGGGCTGAGGTACACGTTCACGGCGCCGAGCAACAACAACACCGGGTCCATGAGAGGGAGAGGATGGGAGGACGCTTTCGCCACGTCAGACAAAGCTGAAGCAGACAAGAG GGCAAAGGCACTAGGAATGGACGTGGAGTGGCTCCTGGACGGCGGCGTGAAGACGATCCTGGGTCCCCGCCCGCTGACTCGCGTCTTCCCAGGACGCAAGGGCCAGAGGATGTGGTTCAACACGGTGGTCGGGATGCACGGCAAGGAGCTGAGCTCGGCCACGGCGGCCGACGGGTCCGAGATCCCGGCGAGCTTCGTGCAACGGTGCGAGGAGATCATCGAGGAGGAGAGCATCCAGTTCCGGTGGCGCAAGGGAGACAtcctcatcctcgacaacctcgccACGCTCCATGGCCGGCGGCCGTCGCTGCCTCCCAGGCGAGTCCTCGTCGCGACCTGCAAATGA